GCTCAAGCAGATGATACTGGAAATCATTTAGAAGAACTACAGTTAAAGTTAGATAAACAAAATAATGAGATTTGGAAAATGGCTGAAAATATACATGCTCAACGAAAGAAAATAGCCCGGCAATTAGAAAAAGATATTCTACAGGAATTAGCAGATTTATATCTTGAAAATACACAGTTTGAAGTTCATTTTTCTGAAGAAAAACATTTAAATCAAACAGGATTTGATAAAATTGAATTTTATCTAACAACAAATCCAGGTGAACCTGTAAAACCTCTAGCTAAAGTTGCCTCTGGAGGAGAATTGTCACGTATATTACTAGCTTTAAAATCAATTTTTTCTAGAGCCCAAGAAAAAACAAGTATCGTTTTTGATGAAGTAGATACAGGAGTGAGTGGACGGGTAGCCCAAGCTATCGCAGAAAAAATTAGTGGGATTGCTTATGGTTCGCAAGTTCTTTGTATTACACATTTGCCACAAGTTGCAGCAGTTGGCGATTATCAATACTTAATCAATAAAGAGGTACAAAATGGCAGAACAAAAACAGTGGTTAAAGAAATTGACGATACCAAGCGTATTCAAGAGATTGCACGTATGCTTTCTGGAGCAGAGATCACTGAATTGACGATGGAAAATGCAAAAGAAATGTTAACAAAAGCTGGTAAAATTGCATAAAAAACACAGCTCCTCAAAAGAGAAGCTGTGTTATAAATTTTATAGAACAGCTGTAAGGGCACTTAATACAATGGTGCCAATCGTTACAATCAACATAATCCATATGACAACTTTCGTAACTTTAGTAAAAGTACTTGTTGGCTTTTTGTCTCGCATGTTCATTCATCCTTTTAATATTTTAGTGATAGTTTACAACCTAAACGAATAGAAAACAAGGAAAGGGTTCGTAAGATTATAAAAGATTCTTTTTCTTTAAAATTTTCACTGCAATCCAGCTGACAATTACAATAACTATCATGATGCCCCAAAACGCATAAGGCTGCCTGTCTAGTGGTAGTTTAACATTCATGCCATAAATTCCACCGATAATTGTTGGTATAGTTAACACTAAAGTGATTGAAGTTAAAATTTTCATTACGTTGTTTAAATTATTGGAAACAACAGAAGAAAAGGTGTCATTCATATGCGTAGCAAACTTTAATTGGATATTTGCGGAAGTTAAAGATTGTTTTGTCTCTTCAATAACGTCACGTAAATGGTGTTTAAATGCATGATACCCCTTTAACTGGATTAGTTCCGTGTCTGCTAGAGCTTCTAAAGTATCTAAATTAGCTGAAGTTGCTTCGTCAAAAGAAACTAAACTTTTTTGCACATCCATAATTTGATATAGTTGATCATTTTGTGTAGAAACTTTAATTTGTCTTTCTAAATAGTCTAAGTGATCTTTTGTGTTTTTTAACCTATCATTAAAAGAAAGAACGACTTGCCATAAAATTTCTAAAGCAATATTCATTTCAGGGACATTATCATTGGGCTTGAAGTGATGGTTTTCAATCGTTTGGAAAAATGGTAAGGGGTAATTGGCTACCGTAATAATCCTATTTTCTGGTGTAATGATTAAGGATAGCGGATAAGTTTCGAACTGTTGAAAGCCTGAAGGGCTTTGTATCTCATAAGGAAACTGAAGGAGCAGAAGTGCAGCTTTTTTCATACGTTGCTGGTTTAACCCTTCACTACGAGAATTTTCTTCATCATCTAAAACAGCTGTCAGATAATCTTTAGGTAAATGGTAATTTTTCCGTAAAGTGTCGATTTCTTGAGAATTTGGTTTTTCAACGTGGATCCATAAAGTATTTTGCTTGATTGAATCTTGTCTAGCTAAGTAACTATCATGGAATGTATAGTAATAAAGCATAATGCCCTCCTTCGTTGTGCTTGTATATTTTACCAGAAATCAAAAAAACAATAAAATAATAAACCTGAATGATTTATAAAAATTTGTGGATAACGCATTCGACTGTTCAACGAGGTGACTTTGATGTTATTTTCCCTTTTTATCGCCGCTTTTGAATAAAGAATAGAAAGGGATGATCGAACGACGCTAAAAAAAGATAAAATTCTTCCTAGAGAATGAAAGCCAAGCCTTTTTTATCAAGAGGAAAAGGGGAAAAGTAAACTAGAGATTCAATCGCTGAATTCGTGTAAGGACTTCCCAAAAAAGCGTGTTGTAAACATTCGTACTTGATAAGTGAATTTGCACTTGACGCGCGTGTTCTGTGACTTTTCCAGCAATATGAAATAGTTGAAAACGGATCGTGTCAATCACCGTCGTCTTTTTCTCTTGCGGAAAAGTCAGCTGTTTCATCAAGTGGATGATATTATAGGCGATAAAACTTAGGGCTAAGCGAACCTTATTCGCTAAAAAGGAAGGACTGTCCGTTTTATCAGCGAAAAATCCGGTCTTCATTTCTTTAATGAAGTTTTCCATATTCCCTCGTTTTTGATAGAGCTGAAAAATGGTTTGGGGCGAAAGATGAGCGAAATCGGTCACCACAAATTGAAATTCGGAAAAAAGTAAAGTTTCGGCTTTTCGAGTAGCCTTGATGGCTACTGTTCGAGATCGGTCCCAAGAATCTGCTTGATAAGCCATCTTAAAATATTGATGTTCGGACTTTGTGTAGTCCGTACCGTTGGTATATTGGACAAGATGTTGCGCATAATGAATCAACCGTACGTTATTTTTCAATTTAATCACATAATGGGCGCCTCGACACTCACATTGTTTATAAATTTCCGGTTTGGCAAAGCCACTATCCCCGCGTACAAGCATTGTGGGATCACTCGAACGTTGTTGGTAATGCGCCAACATTTCTACGAGATAATCTTCGGCGTGGGTGGAGGTATAAGATTTGCCATGACGATGGCGAACATCTAATGCCAATCCGGTTAAACCTTCAAATGCCACAAATGGATGATACCCATTGAGGCCATAGTGGTAAATATATTCCCCTGCTTCTTGCTTTCCGTAAGTGGGACAACAGGTGGAATCCAGATCAAGCACGAGTTGTTGGCTGTTTTGCTGGTCCATGCCTAAATCGCCAAGTTTTTTCGCCACTTGTAATAGTTGATTAACATTTTCTTCTGTCAAGGTATGAAGCAAAGTAGACATCATAAATTGCGAACTAAGGCGTTCTTGTTTCAATGCTTCCTTAAAAAGGCGATCATATTGTAAGGTATTGGCGTCTCGGTCTCGAGAATAACCAGCGATCAATTGATATAGCCATTGTTTTACGACATCCAGCCATTCATGTTGGGCGAAGGCACGATACTCTGGAATATGAACGTATCGCGCTAACAGGGAATCAAAACGAATTTGATTTAGAAACTCCGAAAGTAAGACGAGCCCCGCGTCATTGGTTAAGGTGCCACCGTCATTGGCGATCAAGATGGCTTTTTGCTTATTGAATGTAAGAGAATTTTGTTGTAAAGTGAAAGACATAAGAACGCACTCCTTATTGTTATGTTTCGTTGACTTTACAATAACACGAAGTGCGTTCTTTTTGTACACCCAGAAGGTGAAGCAACTAAACTTTTAGAAAAATGAGCATACCAATGATTGAATCATTCTTGGAAAAATTTATAAATCATTCAGGATAAACAATCATCTAAAATTCTAAAAAATATATTAGAAAGGACCTCTTTATGTCTAATTTTTCTCCACTTTATTTATTTTGGTATGTATTTCCTGTCGTTGTTTTATTTGCAGGAAAATTATGTGTGACCGCCTTTTCGTTACAAAAAAGATTTCGCTTAAAAGCTGTGGATTTATCCGTACCATTTTTGCTGTTTGGTATCCATCAGCTTTCAAACCTTAGCTTTCGATTTTCCATTTTTCCTTATTTTTTACTTACTCTTTTTCTACTAGGAATTGCTTTAGCTATTTTACATGCTTACTTTTTTGAGGAGATCGATTACCGACGCTTTTTTAAAATGTATTGGCGTTCGGTTTTTTTGCTTGCTTTGCTTTTGTATATCATGCTAATTATTTTCAGTATAATCCAAGCCTTTTAAACTTTTTTAAGTAAAAGTCTTTTAAAAGACTCTGAAAAATCTCGCCATTACCGATATTTCCTTTTGGTGAAAAATAGTCAAAAAAGTTCTTCAGCAATTTTATACAAAATGTGGTAGAAAGTGGGGGATTGTGGTAGACTGTGTTTATCAGGTGGTAATCGGAGGGATTATTATGCTAATGGGTGAATTTCAACACTCGATAGACACAAAAGGTCGTTTGATCATACCTTCCAAACTTCGTGAACAACTCGGTGAAAAATTTGTTGTAACGCGAGGTTTAGATGGTTGTCTATTTGGCTACCCTTTGACTGAGTGGGAGAAACTAGAAGAAAAGTTAGATCAAATGCCTCTTGCTAAAAAAGATGCAAGAAGTTTTGTACGTTTCTTTTATTCCGCAGCCACTGAATGTGAAATTGATAAACAAGGTCGTATTAATATTCCAACGACTTTGAGAAAGCACGCGAGTTTAGAAAAACGTTGTGTGATTATTGGAGTTTCTACTCGTATTGAAATTTGGGATGAACAACGTTGGAACGACTTTTCTGAAGAAACAGAAGAAAACTTTGAAGATATTGCCGAAACAATGATTGATTTTGGCTTGTAGAAAGAGGAAATCGGATGGTAATGTTTCAGCATTTTACCGTAATGAAACAAGAAACTGTTGATAATTTAAATATTGATCCACATGGCATTTATGTTGATTGCACTTTAGGTGGTGCCGGACATAGTCAATATTTATTGGAACAGTTAGCATCTGATGGACACCTATATGCATTTGATCAAGATCAGCAAGCTATTGATTATGCTAAGGTTCATTTACAGGATTATATAAAAAATGGTCAAGTAACGTTCATAAAAAAGAATTTTCGCTTTTTAAAAGAAGAACTTGAAGCATTAAATGTGCAAAAAGTAAATGGTATTTTTTATGATTTAGGCGTTTCTTCTCCTCAGTTGGATGAAGCTAGCCGTGGGTTTAGCTACCATCAAGAAGCTCCTCTTGACATGCGAATGGACCAAAACCAAGCATTATCTGCTTACGAAATTATCAATGAATATGATTACCAACAATTAGTAAAAATATTTTTCCGTTATGGAGAAGAACGGTTCTCTAAACAAATTGCTCGTAAGATTGAAACAGCTCGTCAAAATCAGCCAATTGAAACTACTACCCAATTAGTAGATATTATAAAATCAGCTATCCCCGCTCCTGCAAGAAGAAAAGGAGGGCACCCCGCAAAAAGAGTATTTCAAGCTATTCGAATTGCGGTAAATGATGAGTTAGGTGCAATTGAAGATTCCTTGGAACAGGCAATTCCATTATTAACAAAAAATGGACGCGTCGCTGTTCTTACCTTTCATTCTTTAGAAGATCGTATTGTTAAAAATATATTTAAAGAATATAGCCGAGCAAAGGAAACACCCCCTGGTCTTCCTATAATACCAGAAGAGTTTCAACCTATTCTTTCTGTCGTAACAAAAAAACCAATACTTCCCAAAGAAGCGGAAGTAAACCAAAATAATCGTTCACGTAGTGCAAAATTACGTGTAGCTGAAAAGATAAAGGAGGAGTAAAACCAATGGCAGAACTTAAAGCACAAGACGCTTCTTATGAAATGGAAGAAGAATTACCGCAAGAAGAGATGGAGACTCAACCATCGGATACTCCTAATCGACCAGACGTAGTGGTCGTACCTTTATCTCCTAGCCGAAAATTGGCAAAAATTTCTCGCTTGGAAAAGGCGTTAGTTACTGGCTTATTGGTGGCATTGGTTGGATTAGGTTTGCTGACAATTAGTCTACGAACCTCTATTAGCGAGGTAGAACAAGACGTATCCTCTTTACAAGAAAATGTCAACCAAGGAGAAGCAGAAGTAACACGTCTACAACAAGAAAAAAACGAGTTGTCTAAAAGTGAACGAATTCAAAAAATTGCTGAAGATCAAGGGCTATCGATTGATAGTGACCATTTAAGGAAAGTGAAATAAATGCGTATGATAGAAAAAATCCGGCAATACTTTAAAAAGAAAAATTTGTCTACCAGGAACAATCGCAAAAAAGTAGGAATTATTCTCTTTGCTACGAGTATTGGATTGTTCTTTTTATTTGTCGCACGATTGAGTTATATTGTAGTTGTAGGCGATGTTGCTGGAGAATCATTAGAAACACAAACTAAAAATTTATACCAAGGTTCAGAAGTGGTAAAAGCAAAACGAGGGACAATTTATGATCGCAATGGTGAACCTATAGCAGAAGATGCGACTTCTTATTCTTTATATGCGGTGTTATCGAAAAACTATAGAAATGGCGATGAAAAGTTGTATGCTGAGAAAACAAACTTTGATAAATTAGCAGAAATTATCTCAGATACAGTGAAAGATGTAGATAAAAAAGAGACACTTAAAGTATTGGAAGAAGGAGAAAAGGAAAATAAATACCAAGTAGATATCCCCAACGCTAAGAGTATAACATTACAACAAAGAGAAAAAATCGAAAATGAAATGGAAGATCAAAATATTGCTGGGTTATATTTCACAGAACATCCATCTAGAATTTATCCTAATGGTGTATTTTCTTCTCATTTTATTGGTTATGCTGATGTGCAAAACGAAGAAGACACAGATCAAGAAAGTCTTGTAGGTCGTATGGGACTTGAAGAAGATTACAATGACATTCTAAAAGGAAAAGATGGGAAAATTATTTATCAAAAAGATAATTATCAAAACCCATTGCCTGGAACGGTTGCAGAATCACAAGGAGCAGTTGATGGACAAGATATTTATACAACACTAGATAGTCGTTTACAAAGTTACTTAGAAACATTGATGGACCAAGCATGGAAAAAAATTGATGCTGAAGATATGACGGCTGTATTAATGGACGCCAAGTCTGGCGAGATTGTTTCTATGTCACAACGTCCTACTTTTAACCCAGAAACTAAAAATGGAATTAACGATGATGACTTTGTCTGGTCTAATCTATTTGTGGAAGATAATTATGAACCTGGTTCTACTATGAAACCAATGACAGTAGCCAGTGCGATAGATAACGGTGATTTTGATCCAGATGAAACTTATAAACCTGGAGAGATGAAGCTACGCGATGCAACTATCCGGGATTGGGATTATCAAAGAGGACCTAAACCCGTTCTAACTATGAGACAAGCTTTGTCTTGGTCAAGTAACGTAGGTATGGTGAGATTAGAACAACGCATGGAAGAACGTTGGCAAAGATACTTACAAGAGTTTGGTTTTGGTAGAAGCACTCATTCAGGTCTTTCCGGAGAAAAAAGCGGAACTTTACCAGAAGATAACGTGGTAAGTCATGCCATGACCGCTTTTGGTCAAGCTATTGGAGTTACGCAATTTCAAATGTTGCAGGCATTTAGTGCAATTTCAAATGACGGTGAGATGTTAAAACCACAAGTGGTCAAAAAAATTGTTGATGATGCGCAAAATGATGAAATGGATACCCAACCAGAAGTTGTGGGCCATCCTATTTCTGAAAACGCAGCAAAAGACGTCCGTGAATACATGAGAGATACAGTGGAAAGCGAAGAATACGGGACGGCTTATGATCAATATAAAGTGCCCAATGAAAATGTATCTGCTAAAACGGGGACAGCACAAATTTCTCAAGATGGTAGCTATCTTGAAGGACAAGGAGATTACTTGTATTCTGTTGTTTTGATGACTCCATCTGAAGATCCGCAATACGTTATGTATCTTACAATGGATCGTCCAGAGCAAGAAGATACCGAAGTGTTGCCTAGTATAGCCAATCCGTTGCTGGAAAGAGCAATGGACCTTCATGATGTCGATGAAAGCCAAGGAAATGAAGATACGAATAATGAGAAAGTGAAAGTAGAAGATTACCGTAATTTAGAAGCAGATGCTGCAGCAAGTGATGTACAAAAGAAAGGACTAACACCGGTGGTCATTGGTGATGGTCAAAAGGTTACCCAACAATCAGTGGATAACGGAGAAAGAATAATGTCTTCTGAAAAATTAATGCTTTTAACTGATGATGACAGTCCAATGATGCCAGATGTTAGTGGGTGGTCAAAAGCAGACCTTGTCAAATTAGGAGATTTATTAGACGTCGAAGTTGAATTTGAAGGCGAAGGATACTGTACTGAACAAAGTGTTGAAGCATATAGTGAAATTAATGATGATAAATTAAGTTTTAAATTAGCTGGTAATTAAAGTTAAGAATTTAGGATAAATGATATATTGGATATAGGGAGAGAAAAAATATGGATTGGACAAAAATGATTCTGCCGATTGCAAGCGGCTTTGCGCTAACAGTCATCTTAATGCCATTATTTATTGGTTATTTTCAGATGAAAAAATATGGACAGGAGATCCGTGAAGAAGGGCCGAAATGGCATAATGTTAAAGCTGGAACTCCTACAATGGGTGGTCTCGTTTTTTTAGTCGGTTCAGTGATTACGGCGATTTGGGTAGGTTTATGGCAAAATGTGTTAACTCCATCTCTTTTAATTTTGCTTTTTGTTTTAATGCTTTACGGTTTATTAGGTTTTCTAGATGACTTTATCAAAGTATTTAAAAAGCAAAACATGGGTTTGACGTCAATGCAAAAATTAATCGGACAAATCATAGGCGCCGTCGTTTTTTATTTAGTTTTTTTGTATGAAGGAAATGCAAATACCTTAAACTTTTTTGGTTTAGCTGTTCCATTGTCCATTTTTTACGGCTTGTTTGTCATGTTCTGGTTAGTTGGTTTTTCCAATGCTGTTAATTTAGCTGATGGAATTGATGGGTTAGTCTCAGGGCTTGCAATCATTTCTTTTGCAACTTATGCAGTAATTGCTTGGTACCAAAATCAAATAGATATCTTAATTATTTGTTTAAGTGTGATAGGAGCGCTAGGAGGTTTCTTTCTTTACAATCGTAAACCAGCTAAAATTTTCATGGGAGATGTAGGCTCGCTTGCTTTAGGTGGTTTGTTAGCAGCTATTTCTATTCTTTTACATCAAGAGTGGACTTTGCTACTTGTGGGAATGATTTATGTCATTGAAACAGCAAGTGTAATTTTACAAGTAATTAGTTTCAAATTAACAGGAAAGCGTCTATTTAAAATGTCGCCTATCCACCACCACTTTGAAATGAGCGGCTGGTCTGAATGGAAAATTGATGGTATATTTTGGTTGACTGCTTTTATTTTTTCTCTTATTACTTTAATCATTTGTTTAAATTAATTGAGTAAAAAAGTAGCCATTATTTGCAGGAGATGAAAAACGTTGAAAAATATTACAACCTATAAAAATAAAAAAGTACTTGTTTTAGGATTAGCTAAAAGTGGGGTGAGTGCGGCCAAATTGTTACATGATTTGGGCGCATTTGTTACCGTTAATGACGGAAAACCATTTGAAGAAAATCCAGAAGCGCAAGATCTACTCGCTTTAGGTATTAAAGTGATTTGTGGCAG
This region of Tetragenococcus osmophilus genomic DNA includes:
- a CDS encoding DUF4044 domain-containing protein codes for the protein MRDKKPTSTFTKVTKVVIWIMLIVTIGTIVLSALTAVL
- a CDS encoding magnesium transporter CorA family protein, translating into MLYYYTFHDSYLARQDSIKQNTLWIHVEKPNSQEIDTLRKNYHLPKDYLTAVLDDEENSRSEGLNQQRMKKAALLLLQFPYEIQSPSGFQQFETYPLSLIITPENRIITVANYPLPFFQTIENHHFKPNDNVPEMNIALEILWQVVLSFNDRLKNTKDHLDYLERQIKVSTQNDQLYQIMDVQKSLVSFDEATSANLDTLEALADTELIQLKGYHAFKHHLRDVIEETKQSLTSANIQLKFATHMNDTFSSVVSNNLNNVMKILTSITLVLTIPTIIGGIYGMNVKLPLDRQPYAFWGIMIVIVIVSWIAVKILKKKNLL
- a CDS encoding IS1380 family transposase, with product MSFTLQQNSLTFNKQKAILIANDGGTLTNDAGLVLLSEFLNQIRFDSLLARYVHIPEYRAFAQHEWLDVVKQWLYQLIAGYSRDRDANTLQYDRLFKEALKQERLSSQFMMSTLLHTLTEENVNQLLQVAKKLGDLGMDQQNSQQLVLDLDSTCCPTYGKQEAGEYIYHYGLNGYHPFVAFEGLTGLALDVRHRHGKSYTSTHAEDYLVEMLAHYQQRSSDPTMLVRGDSGFAKPEIYKQCECRGAHYVIKLKNNVRLIHYAQHLVQYTNGTDYTKSEHQYFKMAYQADSWDRSRTVAIKATRKAETLLFSEFQFVVTDFAHLSPQTIFQLYQKRGNMENFIKEMKTGFFADKTDSPSFLANKVRLALSFIAYNIIHLMKQLTFPQEKKTTVIDTIRFQLFHIAGKVTEHARQVQIHLSSTNVYNTLFWEVLTRIQRLNL
- a CDS encoding DUF3397 domain-containing protein produces the protein MSNFSPLYLFWYVFPVVVLFAGKLCVTAFSLQKRFRLKAVDLSVPFLLFGIHQLSNLSFRFSIFPYFLLTLFLLGIALAILHAYFFEEIDYRRFFKMYWRSVFLLALLLYIMLIIFSIIQAF
- the mraZ gene encoding division/cell wall cluster transcriptional repressor MraZ gives rise to the protein MLMGEFQHSIDTKGRLIIPSKLREQLGEKFVVTRGLDGCLFGYPLTEWEKLEEKLDQMPLAKKDARSFVRFFYSAATECEIDKQGRINIPTTLRKHASLEKRCVIIGVSTRIEIWDEQRWNDFSEETEENFEDIAETMIDFGL
- the rsmH gene encoding 16S rRNA (cytosine(1402)-N(4))-methyltransferase RsmH, which gives rise to MVMFQHFTVMKQETVDNLNIDPHGIYVDCTLGGAGHSQYLLEQLASDGHLYAFDQDQQAIDYAKVHLQDYIKNGQVTFIKKNFRFLKEELEALNVQKVNGIFYDLGVSSPQLDEASRGFSYHQEAPLDMRMDQNQALSAYEIINEYDYQQLVKIFFRYGEERFSKQIARKIETARQNQPIETTTQLVDIIKSAIPAPARRKGGHPAKRVFQAIRIAVNDELGAIEDSLEQAIPLLTKNGRVAVLTFHSLEDRIVKNIFKEYSRAKETPPGLPIIPEEFQPILSVVTKKPILPKEAEVNQNNRSRSAKLRVAEKIKEE
- the ftsL gene encoding cell division protein FtsL codes for the protein MAELKAQDASYEMEEELPQEEMETQPSDTPNRPDVVVVPLSPSRKLAKISRLEKALVTGLLVALVGLGLLTISLRTSISEVEQDVSSLQENVNQGEAEVTRLQQEKNELSKSERIQKIAEDQGLSIDSDHLRKVK
- a CDS encoding penicillin-binding transpeptidase domain-containing protein; its protein translation is MRMIEKIRQYFKKKNLSTRNNRKKVGIILFATSIGLFFLFVARLSYIVVVGDVAGESLETQTKNLYQGSEVVKAKRGTIYDRNGEPIAEDATSYSLYAVLSKNYRNGDEKLYAEKTNFDKLAEIISDTVKDVDKKETLKVLEEGEKENKYQVDIPNAKSITLQQREKIENEMEDQNIAGLYFTEHPSRIYPNGVFSSHFIGYADVQNEEDTDQESLVGRMGLEEDYNDILKGKDGKIIYQKDNYQNPLPGTVAESQGAVDGQDIYTTLDSRLQSYLETLMDQAWKKIDAEDMTAVLMDAKSGEIVSMSQRPTFNPETKNGINDDDFVWSNLFVEDNYEPGSTMKPMTVASAIDNGDFDPDETYKPGEMKLRDATIRDWDYQRGPKPVLTMRQALSWSSNVGMVRLEQRMEERWQRYLQEFGFGRSTHSGLSGEKSGTLPEDNVVSHAMTAFGQAIGVTQFQMLQAFSAISNDGEMLKPQVVKKIVDDAQNDEMDTQPEVVGHPISENAAKDVREYMRDTVESEEYGTAYDQYKVPNENVSAKTGTAQISQDGSYLEGQGDYLYSVVLMTPSEDPQYVMYLTMDRPEQEDTEVLPSIANPLLERAMDLHDVDESQGNEDTNNEKVKVEDYRNLEADAAASDVQKKGLTPVVIGDGQKVTQQSVDNGERIMSSEKLMLLTDDDSPMMPDVSGWSKADLVKLGDLLDVEVEFEGEGYCTEQSVEAYSEINDDKLSFKLAGN
- the mraY gene encoding phospho-N-acetylmuramoyl-pentapeptide-transferase, whose translation is MDWTKMILPIASGFALTVILMPLFIGYFQMKKYGQEIREEGPKWHNVKAGTPTMGGLVFLVGSVITAIWVGLWQNVLTPSLLILLFVLMLYGLLGFLDDFIKVFKKQNMGLTSMQKLIGQIIGAVVFYLVFLYEGNANTLNFFGLAVPLSIFYGLFVMFWLVGFSNAVNLADGIDGLVSGLAIISFATYAVIAWYQNQIDILIICLSVIGALGGFFLYNRKPAKIFMGDVGSLALGGLLAAISILLHQEWTLLLVGMIYVIETASVILQVISFKLTGKRLFKMSPIHHHFEMSGWSEWKIDGIFWLTAFIFSLITLIICLN